CTAGTAATTTCTCAGACAGAGCCTCTTTAGAAAAAGCTGTTTTTTGAGCTTGTGAGCAAGAAAAAGAAATAAACGCAATTACGACTAGAACTAATTGTTTCATATTTGATTAAAATTATTTTTTATTAGGGTACTGAATTCACAAAGTTAAACAAACAAATTGAATGCCAATTGTAGATTAACAAAATTTGAAGAGTCGTTTATTTTGTAACAAATCGACTTTTTTTGGTTGAAAAAACAGTATTGAAATCGTAATAGTAGAGGTGGAAAATCATTTTTTTTCTAACTTGGGGTGTTTTACAGATAAAAAAATGATAAAAATTTTATTTTTAGAGAAAGATTTTAATCAAAAAAACGTCAGATTGCAATAGAAAAAGCCTTCAATAAAATCAAAGTTATTGAAGGCTTCTTTATGTTTTTTCAATTCTTAATTTAATTCATAATTGCCATTTGCCCATTTTTTGCTCGGAGCAATCCAATTGTCTGCAGCTTTGAACAAAAAGCCATGTTTTAGCCCTGTGTTAAGTTCAATTTCTTTAAAATGATCTATCTTGCATTTCGAAGTTTCTTTTCGCTTTATCGCAGAAACTCCGTAAATATCTGATTTTTCATAAATGGTTAAAATATTACCACAGAAATTAATATCGGGAATTTCTTGAATATCGACATCTCTAAAGCATCCAATGAAAACAAAATTCACATCGGGATTAGAGAGATAAGTCGAAACATATTGGGCAATATAGCCACCTTGTGAAGTTCCAATTACGGTAATATGATTTGGAGGAACACCTTTTTTAATTAATGCTTTTACCTGTTTTACGATCTTTTCTGCGTACTCAGCAGCATTTGTGTTTTTCTTTCTTTTTTCGCTAAAAACAATAAAATTATCTTTTCTGAATGATTCTAAAATCTCATTGTATTCTGCCTTTCCATATTCAGGATGAATTGCGTTTAAAGGATTTTCTTGAACAAATTTGTTATGAAAAAAGAAAATGTAACGTTGGTTTTCATCTTTTGTCTGGCTAAAAGATAAAATGCTTGATAAAATTGTAAGCGAAAAAGTTAAGGCTTTAAAGAGTTTTTGCATTGATCGTATCGGTTTTTGGTTTTGACCAAATGTAGGATTTTTATATAGAATCTAAAAGATTAAGTTTTAATGAAATTGATATTAAAATAAAAACGCCAATAAATCTAAAAAAGAATATTGGCGTTCTGTTAATATCTGATATTTTAAACTTCTTAGAGTTTCAAGTCATCTACATCATTGTAATGCACTTTTTGAGCGATAGTACCGTCATGTACCACTACAATACTTGGATTTGCTCTTTCGACAGTTTTTAAAGCTGTTCCGTCACAGAAATAGAAATCAATGTCTAAAGCATAATCTTTTTTAGCTTTGGCAATTTCATCAGCTCCAGAAGCAGTCATTCCAATTACTTTATACCCTTTTGCTTTTGCATCTGCAGTAACTTTTGCTAATTTTTTCATTCCCTCTGGATTTGATAAATTCAAATCGTAAGTTACATAGATTAGCAATTTTGGCTCTTTTAACAATTCTTCTTTATAATCAGAATCATCTTTTGTCATAGTAAAATCGTGAATAGGAGGAACGTAACCTTCAGAGATTACTTTGTCTTTACGATCCACAAAAACAGCACCTTCTGGAATATTCATTAAATCTTTCTCTGTAAATTCTTTGTCAACGCCATTTACTTTGTAGATAAAAATCATTTCTACAACCGATTTTGGCGCGCCTTCTGGAATTTCCATTCCTTTCTCAATATTCGTTCCTACTTTATATGGACGGAAATCTTTGATAGGATTATGATTGATTACCCAAACGGCCATAAATACGCATAAAACGATGCTTATTAAAACAATGATGTTAGTTACAATTTTTGAAAATAAAGGTTTAACTAATTTTTTATTAATGAATAAAATCAAGATAAAGAAAAGTAAAACAACATCTTTGGTGAAAGACTGCCAAGGCGTTAAGTGTAAAGCATCTCCGAAACATCCGCAATCTTTTACTACGTCAAAATAAGCAGAGTAGAAGGTAAGGAAAGTGAAGAAAACAATTAAAAGCAATAAAGCCCAAATCGTTAGTTTTGATTTATATCCAACCAAAAGCATTACGCCCAAAACTACTTCTAGAATTACTAGAAAAATAGCCAATCCTAATGTAAATGGCTCTAAAAAAGGCATATTAAAAACAGGCTCACTGAAATATTCTGTCAATTTATAAGAGAATCCAACAGGATCATTTAGTTTTATTAATCCGGAAATAATAAATAGGACACCGACAAATAATCGGGAGAATTGGGTAATGATGTTTTTCATAAATATTAAATTTAAAATTCAATTTTTTAAAAACCCAAATTCCAAAATCATATTGAAAAGTTGGAATTTGGAATTTATATTTTAGAATTTTATTTGTTTATAGGGTTTAAGATTAAAGCAAAAACAGAATAATTAATCATATCCTGATAATTGGCATCGATACCTTCAGATACGATTGTTTTTCCTTTGTTGTCTTCAATTTGCTTAACGCGAAGGAGTTTCTGTAAAATCAGATCAGTTAAAGAACTCACGCGCATATCACGCCAAGCCTCGCCGTAATCATGATTTTTGGCTTCCATTAAATCTTTGGTTAACTTTACTTTAGCATCGTATAATTCAGTTGCTTTTTCAACGTCAAGATCTGGCTGATCGACAACGCCTAATTCCAATTGAATCAAAGCCATAATAGAATAGTTGATGATTCCGATAAATTCTCCTTTTTCATCTTCATCCACTTTACGAACATCATTTTCTTGTAAACTTCTGATTCGCTGCGCTTTTATAAAAATTTGATCTGTTAGCGATGGCAATCTTAAAATTCTCCATGCACTACCATAATCTTTCATTTTATTGATGAACAAGGTTCGGCAAACCTCGATAACATTATCAAATTCTTGGGAAGTATTCTTCATTTATATGCTGTATATTTGCTAAAATTTCTTCAAAAATAAGGATAATTTTTTAAGAGTTTCAAGTTTGAGGTTTTCTTTGTTTGAAGTTTTTTCTTAACAAAGTGTTAATGCACAACTTGAAACCTGAAACCTGAAACAAAATAAACAATGACAATTAATTGCAAAGGCGAACTTATAGATTTATCGATTCCTAAAGTAATGGGAATTTTAAATGTTACGCCGAATTCTTTCTTTGACGGAGGAAAATATAAAAACGAAGACGAAATTATTTCTCAGGTTGATAAAATGCTTTCTGAAGGAGCAGCATTTATTGATATTGGTGCGTATTCGAGCAAACCGAGTGCCGAATTCGTTTCGGAACAAGAAGAAATTGACCGAATCGTTCCGGCGATAGAATTGATTTTAAAGCATTTTCCAGAAACTTTATTATCAATTGATACCTTTAGAACCGAAGTTGCAAAAGCAAGTATAGAAAGCGGCGCTGCGATTATAAACGATATTGCAGCTGGCGAATTAGACGAGAAAATGTTTGAGGTTATTGCAAAATACAATGTGCCATACATTATGATGCATATGCGCGGCAATCCGCAGACCATGCAGAGTTTAACGCAGTATGATGATATTATAAAAGAAATGCTTTTTTATTTTTCTGAAAAAGTGAAAAAAGCAAGAGCTTTAGGAATCAATGATTTGATTTTAGACCCTGGCTTCGG
The Flavobacterium humidisoli DNA segment above includes these coding regions:
- a CDS encoding DUF1599 domain-containing protein; this encodes MKNTSQEFDNVIEVCRTLFINKMKDYGSAWRILRLPSLTDQIFIKAQRIRSLQENDVRKVDEDEKGEFIGIINYSIMALIQLELGVVDQPDLDVEKATELYDAKVKLTKDLMEAKNHDYGEAWRDMRVSSLTDLILQKLLRVKQIEDNKGKTIVSEGIDANYQDMINYSVFALILNPINK
- a CDS encoding alpha/beta hydrolase, coding for MQKLFKALTFSLTILSSILSFSQTKDENQRYIFFFHNKFVQENPLNAIHPEYGKAEYNEILESFRKDNFIVFSEKRKKNTNAAEYAEKIVKQVKALIKKGVPPNHITVIGTSQGGYIAQYVSTYLSNPDVNFVFIGCFRDVDIQEIPDINFCGNILTIYEKSDIYGVSAIKRKETSKCKIDHFKEIELNTGLKHGFLFKAADNWIAPSKKWANGNYELN
- a CDS encoding BT_3928 family protein, translated to MKNIITQFSRLFVGVLFIISGLIKLNDPVGFSYKLTEYFSEPVFNMPFLEPFTLGLAIFLVILEVVLGVMLLVGYKSKLTIWALLLLIVFFTFLTFYSAYFDVVKDCGCFGDALHLTPWQSFTKDVVLLFFILILFINKKLVKPLFSKIVTNIIVLISIVLCVFMAVWVINHNPIKDFRPYKVGTNIEKGMEIPEGAPKSVVEMIFIYKVNGVDKEFTEKDLMNIPEGAVFVDRKDKVISEGYVPPIHDFTMTKDDSDYKEELLKEPKLLIYVTYDLNLSNPEGMKKLAKVTADAKAKGYKVIGMTASGADEIAKAKKDYALDIDFYFCDGTALKTVERANPSIVVVHDGTIAQKVHYNDVDDLKL
- the folP gene encoding dihydropteroate synthase, whose translation is MTINCKGELIDLSIPKVMGILNVTPNSFFDGGKYKNEDEIISQVDKMLSEGAAFIDIGAYSSKPSAEFVSEQEEIDRIVPAIELILKHFPETLLSIDTFRTEVAKASIESGAAIINDIAAGELDEKMFEVIAKYNVPYIMMHMRGNPQTMQSLTQYDDIIKEMLFYFSEKVKKARALGINDLILDPGFGFAKTTDQNYEVMQKMELFNVLELPVLVGISRKSMIYKTLDITPQEALNGTTFLNTIALTKGAKILRVHDVKEAVECVTLFEKMNL